A single genomic interval of Calderihabitans maritimus harbors:
- a CDS encoding glycosyltransferase family 39 protein: MKTYHVALLVIILLLSLLVRLYFVQNGEFLPLKDYDGRTYDGLARQLLAGKGFGNEGAKAFVTPGYPLFLSLIYRLTGTGEERIFVIRLVQAVLGTVTVLIVYGLGNKLGSPATGLLAAALAGIY, from the coding sequence TCATTATACTGCTTCTTTCTCTTTTGGTACGGTTGTATTTTGTCCAAAACGGTGAATTTCTGCCTTTGAAAGATTATGACGGGAGAACATACGACGGGTTGGCCCGGCAGCTTTTGGCCGGGAAGGGATTTGGAAATGAAGGAGCCAAAGCCTTCGTCACCCCCGGTTATCCCTTGTTTTTGTCCCTTATCTACCGGCTGACGGGAACGGGGGAAGAAAGAATTTTTGTGATACGGCTGGTGCAGGCCGTACTGGGAACAGTTACCGTGCTTATAGTATACGGTCTGGGAAACAAACTTGGCAGTCCTGCGACCGGATTGCTGGCCGCCGCGTTGGCGGGTATATACC